From one Bacteroides intestinalis DSM 17393 genomic stretch:
- a CDS encoding PKD-like domain-containing protein, translating to MKNNIIYFLSCLVLTIGLASCSSDDSNDNALLLSVSIVDGEKQDVALGKSLTLEAKVENGENARFEWTVDGEKVSTELKYVFTPTKAGTYDVKFAAYKDKDEAYAAILVNVYVAYDAVKSMSDIQFWTGEGECQSALGVQWISGDNWEDPIQDNVHFLSWGYRWKESDQSTGYQMILAIAKADPRFFVVMGPGFGGDDSRSVRGLGYDANGDGCFSIKNESMSITYDAKDFTDGVIFLKDDVTGDGFVSTDPADYWMGGWYENYCSYYLGDDGKNVPESFEYSPYMADLRTLTQNSWDAWTCSSINSGMMNTYPFSEWMVGALANPQ from the coding sequence ATGAAGAATAATATTATCTATTTTTTATCATGTCTTGTCCTTACTATAGGATTGGCATCTTGTAGTAGCGATGATTCCAACGACAATGCTTTACTACTCTCAGTATCCATTGTCGATGGTGAAAAACAAGACGTTGCACTTGGAAAATCTCTCACCTTGGAGGCGAAAGTGGAAAATGGTGAAAATGCTCGTTTTGAGTGGACAGTGGATGGTGAGAAGGTATCAACTGAACTGAAGTATGTGTTTACTCCCACAAAGGCAGGAACTTACGACGTGAAGTTTGCAGCTTATAAGGATAAAGATGAAGCCTATGCCGCTATACTGGTGAATGTATATGTGGCTTATGATGCTGTAAAGTCTATGAGTGATATTCAATTCTGGACAGGAGAGGGAGAATGTCAGTCTGCATTAGGCGTGCAATGGATAAGTGGTGACAACTGGGAAGATCCGATACAGGATAATGTTCATTTCCTGAGTTGGGGGTATCGTTGGAAAGAAAGTGACCAATCTACCGGATATCAGATGATCTTAGCAATTGCTAAAGCAGATCCTCGCTTCTTTGTTGTGATGGGACCAGGTTTTGGTGGTGATGACAGTCGGTCTGTTCGTGGTTTGGGCTACGATGCCAATGGTGATGGTTGTTTTTCTATAAAGAATGAATCCATGTCTATTACATATGATGCAAAGGACTTTACGGATGGGGTAATCTTTCTGAAAGATGATGTGACGGGAGATGGATTTGTATCAACCGATCCTGCCGATTATTGGATGGGTGGCTGGTATGAGAATTATTGTTCGTATTATTTGGGTGATGATGGGAAGAATGTTCCGGAATCATTTGAATATTCTCCATATATGGCAGACTTGCGCACATTAACTCAGAACAGTTGGGATGCTTGGACTTGTTCCTCAATCAATTCCGGTATGATGAATACTTATCCTTTTTCAGAATGGATGGTAGGGGCTCTTGCAAATCCCCAATAA
- a CDS encoding DUF5074 domain-containing protein — MKKNIIYFLSCLVLTVGLVSCSDDDKEPLSPLTVVIEGAEAQEVVQGTTLNLKAVVEGSSEVKYAWTLNGKEVSTTPAYEFTATDLGKSEIQLKVSNAEQGEAAAKLDLDVYGKYKYGTFILNEGASLRGDKGGSLIFISPEGELVEMAFQKENNGAWLGSVPQDVFIANNKMYIVSQNGGNEGGFLTIVNAETLKLETAFGDELKSQVSWPTHVAVLGDDNIYLRDNGGIKLFHPSTGEATLIEGTKGARKNTMAVVGGKVFASQNKNLLVIESGKDKVSATVEFDGNISGVVKSSDNNVWVSVSTGKIAKVSAKDYSIIKENDLSADKDATKTLSASFAAAPSITAKGDTLYMSGLATKVYRHIFSTNETKLMVDAKEMVENANIVYNTVAVDPVTEGVYLNTIKGYGDNVSINQISIFDFSGATPTLKAHYNDCTRYPAGVFFTSNFR; from the coding sequence ATGAAGAAGAACATTATTTATTTTTTATCATGCCTTGTCCTTACGGTAGGACTAGTATCTTGTAGTGATGATGACAAAGAACCGTTGTCGCCTTTAACAGTTGTGATAGAGGGTGCCGAAGCACAAGAAGTAGTGCAAGGTACAACTCTGAATCTAAAGGCTGTAGTAGAAGGAAGTTCAGAAGTGAAATACGCCTGGACATTGAATGGTAAGGAAGTTTCTACCACCCCTGCTTATGAGTTTACTGCGACGGATCTTGGAAAAAGTGAAATTCAACTGAAAGTTTCAAATGCGGAACAAGGTGAAGCAGCAGCCAAGTTAGACCTCGACGTGTATGGAAAGTATAAGTATGGAACCTTTATACTGAACGAAGGAGCTTCTTTGCGAGGCGATAAAGGTGGGTCTTTAATATTCATAAGTCCTGAGGGAGAATTAGTGGAGATGGCTTTCCAGAAAGAAAACAATGGAGCATGGTTGGGTAGTGTTCCACAGGATGTATTTATTGCCAACAATAAAATGTATATTGTTTCTCAAAACGGAGGTAACGAGGGAGGCTTTTTGACGATAGTCAATGCTGAAACATTGAAACTGGAAACTGCTTTTGGTGATGAATTGAAGAGTCAGGTAAGTTGGCCTACGCATGTAGCAGTGTTGGGCGATGATAACATTTATCTGCGTGATAACGGAGGTATTAAGTTGTTTCATCCTTCTACAGGAGAAGCGACTCTTATCGAAGGAACGAAAGGAGCCAGAAAAAATACGATGGCAGTTGTTGGAGGAAAAGTTTTTGCTTCGCAAAACAAGAATCTTCTTGTCATAGAATCCGGAAAGGATAAAGTATCGGCAACGGTTGAATTTGACGGTAATATTTCGGGTGTGGTAAAATCATCAGATAATAACGTTTGGGTATCGGTTTCAACTGGTAAAATAGCTAAAGTCAGTGCCAAAGATTATTCGATTATAAAAGAAAACGACTTATCGGCGGATAAAGATGCTACAAAAACATTGTCAGCCTCGTTTGCAGCTGCTCCTAGCATAACAGCTAAGGGTGATACATTGTATATGAGTGGTCTTGCTACCAAAGTTTATCGGCACATTTTTAGTACCAATGAAACTAAGTTGATGGTGGATGCTAAAGAAATGGTAGAGAATGCCAATATTGTTTATAATACGGTGGCCGTTGATCCGGTAACAGAAGGTGTTTATCTCAATACGATAAAAGGATATGGAGATAATGTAAGCATAAATCAAATTAGTATATTCGATTTTAGTGGTGCAACTCCTACTTTGAAAGCACATTATAATGATTGTACAAGATATCCGGCTGGAGTCTTCTTTACTTCTAATTTTAGATAA
- a CDS encoding TonB-dependent receptor plug domain-containing protein, translating into MRKLFFLIVAACLLVTDAIAQKKDTIAYGLNLDEVQIVARRIRHANEANAGAKVTHLEPELLQINKTRSFSELLTENSATYIKSLGTGALSTASFRGGSAAQTRVNWNGINITPPMSGVFDFSQFPVFFADNVNLYYGSSHVKSGTGAVGGSVNIFNDPEWGKGVTGKFFGEYGSYNTYTGGTQINVSGKRVVSKTRLFYQHSDNDYTYINKVLTNEAFREKRQDAKYSQWSAMQEGYFKLNPYAQLAAVGWIQQGKRMLPQPLGIVGKTHEQQNETNIRGYVGFDYVRGIHEFHVKGAWLYYRLKYDKWFDGGLFDPEGNINSSQTWQGVADYSCAPVDELVLNATLTYTHDLVNVSSYIDVDSAKYLIDDVYYNIPVPEPPLKHHRNVLSLQASANWTLLPWLQLHGQYMFEQNNSRNVSTWSAGFATNFFDKTFYVKGSMSYNYRFPSMNDLYWRPGGNPDVKPEDGYSYDAAIGYKNDLTSWMTLNAEASGYLMHIDNWILWLPKDGNQWIWTPQNKRNVLSMGAEFTGKMVLSFGDFKTTLSGNFSWARSRTRKKQHVDDNSYMQQIPYVPELKWNARLAFDYKKAFCSWQTTYIGKRYVTTDESYSTRPYTVHNLLVGYLWKLGNGMQLTSQVRVDNILNTYYESTQYYPMPLRNVLCSLMFEF; encoded by the coding sequence ATGAGAAAACTGTTTTTCCTGATAGTTGCCGCATGCCTGCTGGTGACTGATGCGATAGCTCAAAAAAAGGATACGATTGCCTATGGCCTGAATCTGGATGAGGTGCAGATTGTAGCCCGTCGGATACGTCATGCCAATGAAGCAAATGCCGGTGCAAAAGTGACGCATCTTGAGCCTGAATTGCTGCAAATCAATAAAACCCGTTCGTTTTCTGAGTTATTGACCGAAAATTCAGCTACCTACATTAAGAGCCTGGGCACGGGAGCATTATCTACAGCCTCTTTCCGTGGAGGAAGTGCTGCGCAAACCCGGGTCAACTGGAATGGAATCAACATCACGCCGCCGATGTCCGGAGTGTTTGACTTTTCGCAGTTCCCTGTCTTCTTTGCCGACAACGTGAACCTTTATTATGGAAGCAGTCATGTGAAGAGTGGTACCGGTGCTGTGGGTGGGAGTGTAAACATCTTCAATGATCCGGAGTGGGGAAAGGGAGTTACAGGTAAATTTTTTGGAGAATATGGTTCTTATAACACATATACCGGAGGAACACAGATTAATGTAAGTGGCAAACGGGTGGTTTCGAAAACACGTTTGTTTTATCAGCATTCGGATAATGACTATACTTATATTAATAAAGTACTTACTAATGAAGCTTTCCGTGAGAAGCGGCAAGATGCCAAATATTCACAATGGAGTGCGATGCAGGAAGGGTACTTTAAACTGAATCCGTACGCACAACTGGCTGCTGTAGGCTGGATACAACAAGGGAAGCGCATGTTGCCCCAACCATTAGGCATTGTGGGAAAGACACACGAACAGCAGAATGAAACGAATATTCGCGGGTATGTAGGGTTCGACTACGTGCGTGGCATCCATGAATTTCATGTAAAAGGCGCATGGCTTTATTATCGTCTGAAGTATGACAAATGGTTTGATGGCGGGTTGTTCGACCCGGAAGGCAATATCAACTCTTCGCAGACATGGCAGGGGGTTGCTGATTATTCGTGTGCACCTGTTGACGAGTTGGTATTGAATGCTACGCTTACCTATACACACGACTTGGTAAATGTGAGTAGTTACATTGATGTGGATTCCGCTAAGTACCTGATAGACGATGTGTATTATAATATACCGGTACCCGAACCGCCATTGAAGCATCATCGCAATGTATTGTCGTTGCAAGCTTCGGCGAACTGGACATTATTGCCATGGTTACAACTACATGGGCAGTATATGTTCGAGCAGAATAATAGCCGGAACGTGTCTACATGGTCGGCTGGTTTTGCCACAAACTTTTTCGATAAGACCTTCTACGTAAAAGGTAGCATGTCGTATAATTATCGTTTTCCCAGTATGAATGATCTTTATTGGCGTCCCGGTGGAAATCCTGATGTGAAACCCGAAGACGGCTATTCTTATGACGCAGCCATCGGTTATAAGAATGATTTAACCTCCTGGATGACATTGAATGCAGAAGCGTCCGGTTATCTGATGCATATTGACAATTGGATATTGTGGCTTCCAAAAGATGGCAACCAGTGGATATGGACACCTCAGAACAAACGTAATGTCCTCTCGATGGGAGCAGAGTTTACTGGTAAAATGGTGCTTAGCTTTGGAGATTTCAAGACTACACTTTCCGGTAATTTCAGCTGGGCTCGTTCGCGTACGCGGAAGAAGCAGCATGTAGATGATAACTCTTATATGCAGCAGATCCCTTATGTGCCCGAATTGAAATGGAATGCACGGCTGGCGTTCGATTATAAAAAAGCCTTTTGTTCGTGGCAGACTACTTATATAGGTAAACGTTATGTCACAACTGATGAATCTTATTCAACCCGTCCTTATACGGTTCATAACTTATTAGTGGGTTATTTGTGGAAATTAGGGAACGGCATGCAGCTTACTTCGCAAGTACGTGTGGATAACATTCTGAATACCTATTATGAATCGACACAATACTATCCGATGCCATTGCGTAATGTGCTGTGCTCGTTGATGTTTGAATTTTAG
- a CDS encoding DUF5074 domain-containing protein, with amino-acid sequence MQKKRILRLCCAVLMVSLSACEYEDDFPAGVGEGNIEAIVLNEGRIGTNMGAISVLYRNGMVSPDVFRVVNNRPLGDVAQSITMINGKYFIALNNSKKIEIVNSKTFESEGTILYTQAGLPRQIVAISDTTAIVSDLLSNNVSGVDLPSQLVRIRTVPPYGTPLEYIVIRKWVEYMEVSEHKLLGITAKGVYVFDLDNITLEGSRMIEEVYNEEVTKTCKLLKDKNGKIWALMNERDKGKLTAILLKCIDPQTEKVVTTYRLPFVSKNEAKEGDVTGTISYNRTDMDATKTLIYFSVRTCKPGLPNDSQQSIYTLNTDDGTFKLHRHVPGVDMMYGCGVSPQGEVYICDCLDYSAQRGYIRHYKESGNVESYRVGIYPNQVYFPESSEVQ; translated from the coding sequence ATGCAGAAGAAACGCATTTTGAGGTTATGTTGTGCAGTGCTAATGGTATCATTATCCGCCTGCGAATATGAGGATGATTTTCCTGCCGGAGTGGGCGAGGGTAATATCGAAGCTATTGTTTTGAACGAGGGAAGAATAGGTACGAATATGGGAGCTATATCTGTATTGTACCGTAACGGGATGGTGAGTCCCGATGTCTTTCGTGTTGTGAATAACCGACCGTTAGGGGATGTAGCACAATCTATTACGATGATTAATGGGAAGTACTTCATCGCTTTGAACAATTCTAAGAAAATCGAGATTGTGAATTCCAAGACTTTCGAATCCGAAGGTACGATACTTTATACACAGGCAGGATTACCACGTCAGATTGTGGCTATATCGGATACTACTGCTATCGTTTCCGATCTTTTAAGTAACAATGTCTCCGGTGTTGATTTGCCCAGCCAGCTGGTACGGATTCGTACCGTGCCTCCTTATGGTACTCCCTTGGAATATATCGTTATCAGAAAATGGGTAGAATATATGGAAGTGTCTGAACATAAACTTTTGGGTATTACAGCAAAAGGGGTTTATGTGTTCGATCTGGACAATATTACTCTGGAAGGAAGCCGCATGATAGAAGAAGTCTATAATGAGGAAGTCACTAAAACCTGTAAATTGCTGAAAGACAAAAATGGCAAGATATGGGCTTTGATGAACGAACGTGATAAAGGCAAACTTACTGCTATCCTGTTAAAGTGTATTGATCCGCAGACGGAGAAGGTAGTGACTACTTACAGACTGCCTTTTGTCAGTAAGAATGAAGCCAAAGAAGGGGATGTAACCGGAACTATCAGCTATAACCGGACTGACATGGATGCTACTAAAACTCTGATCTATTTTAGTGTGCGAACCTGCAAACCGGGTCTTCCGAATGACTCACAACAAAGTATTTATACGTTGAATACGGATGATGGCACTTTTAAATTACATCGTCATGTACCTGGAGTAGATATGATGTATGGTTGTGGAGTAAGTCCGCAAGGGGAAGTGTATATCTGCGACTGTCTGGACTATTCGGCACAGCGTGGCTATATTCGTCATTATAAAGAGAGTGGAAATGTTGAAAGTTACCGTGTTGGTATTTATCCCAATCAGGTCTATTTCCCTGAATCATCCGAAGTTCAATAA
- the rplU gene encoding 50S ribosomal protein L21: MYAIVEINGQQFKAEAGKKLFVHHIQNAENGTTVEFDKVLLVDKEGAITVGAPTVEGAKVVCQIVSSLVKGDKVLIFHKKRRKGHRKLNGHRQQFTELTITEVVA; this comes from the coding sequence ATGTACGCAATTGTAGAAATCAACGGTCAGCAATTTAAAGCAGAAGCTGGCAAAAAGCTGTTTGTACACCACATCCAGAATGCAGAAAACGGTACAACAGTAGAATTTGACAAAGTTCTTTTGGTAGACAAAGAAGGTGCTATCACCGTAGGTGCTCCCACCGTAGAAGGTGCAAAAGTAGTTTGCCAGATTGTATCAAGCCTGGTAAAAGGTGACAAAGTTCTCATTTTCCACAAGAAAAGAAGAAAAGGTCATCGCAAGTTGAACGGTCACCGTCAACAATTCACAGAGTTAACAATCACAGAAGTAGTAGCTTAA
- the rpmA gene encoding 50S ribosomal protein L27: protein MAHKKGVGSSKNGRESQSKRLGVKIFGGEVCKAGNIIVRQRGTEFHPGNNIGMGKDHTLFALVDGTVQFKVTKEDRRYVSVIPAESAEA from the coding sequence ATGGCACATAAAAAAGGTGTCGGTAGTTCTAAGAACGGCCGCGAATCACAGAGCAAGAGATTAGGCGTTAAGATATTTGGTGGCGAAGTTTGCAAAGCTGGTAACATCATCGTTCGTCAAAGAGGTACTGAATTCCACCCGGGTAACAACATCGGTATGGGTAAAGACCACACTCTTTTCGCTTTAGTAGACGGAACTGTACAGTTCAAAGTAACCAAGGAAGACAGACGTTATGTATCTGTAATCCCCGCTGAAAGCGCAGAAGCGTAA